One window of the Crassaminicella thermophila genome contains the following:
- the hcp gene encoding hydroxylamine reductase: MNKQVQMFCHQCQEAAKCIGCTTRGVCGKTSDVSNLQDLLIYLLKGLSMYNLEAKKLGINTNKVDKFITEGLFATITNANFDKEYFVEKIKETFTLRNEAKEQIIKEGGNVNITHDSATYFSDSVEELEEKAKTVGFLSIENEDVRSLRSLIIFGVKGLAAYTDHAFRLGYEDDEIYKFMQEAMVATLNDDLTVDDLVALTMKTGEFGVKVMALLDKANTSTYGHPEITKVNIGVRNNPAILISGHDLKDMEELLKQTEGTGIDVYTHSEMLPAHYYPAFKKYSHFVGNYGNAWWKQDKEFEKFNGPIVMTTNCLIPPKDVYKDRVYTTGAVGFEGLKRIPVKEDGTKDFSMVIEHAKKCAPPVEIEKGEIVGGFAHNTVLSLADKVVEAIKTGAIKRFFVMAGCDGRMKSRDYYTEFAKALPKDTVILTAGCAKYRYNKLDLGDINGIPRVLDAGQCNDSYSLAVIALKLKEVFELNDINELPISYNIAWYEQKAVIVLLALLYLGVKNIHLGPTLPAFLSENVAKVLVENFGIGGITNVEDDLKMFLEA; this comes from the coding sequence ATGAATAAGCAAGTACAAATGTTTTGTCATCAATGTCAAGAAGCGGCGAAGTGCATAGGATGTACCACAAGAGGTGTTTGTGGAAAAACTAGCGATGTATCAAACTTACAAGACTTACTTATCTATTTACTAAAAGGATTATCCATGTATAATTTAGAAGCAAAAAAGTTAGGAATTAATACAAATAAAGTGGATAAATTTATTACAGAAGGGCTATTTGCAACAATTACAAATGCAAATTTTGATAAAGAATACTTTGTAGAAAAAATTAAAGAAACTTTTACATTAAGAAATGAAGCAAAAGAACAAATCATAAAAGAAGGTGGAAATGTAAATATTACTCATGATTCTGCAACCTACTTTAGTGATAGTGTTGAAGAATTAGAAGAAAAAGCAAAAACAGTAGGATTTTTATCTATTGAAAATGAGGATGTAAGATCTTTAAGAAGTTTAATTATTTTTGGTGTGAAGGGGTTAGCTGCATACACTGATCATGCTTTTCGATTAGGATATGAGGATGATGAAATCTATAAATTTATGCAAGAAGCAATGGTTGCAACATTGAATGATGATTTAACAGTTGATGATTTAGTTGCCCTTACAATGAAAACAGGAGAATTTGGTGTTAAGGTTATGGCATTACTTGATAAAGCAAATACATCAACTTATGGGCATCCAGAAATTACAAAAGTAAATATTGGTGTAAGAAACAATCCTGCTATTTTGATTAGTGGTCATGATTTAAAAGATATGGAAGAATTATTAAAGCAAACAGAAGGAACGGGTATTGATGTATATACTCATAGTGAGATGCTCCCTGCTCATTATTATCCTGCATTTAAAAAGTACAGTCATTTTGTAGGAAATTACGGTAATGCTTGGTGGAAGCAAGATAAAGAATTTGAAAAATTTAATGGACCGATTGTTATGACAACAAACTGTCTTATTCCTCCAAAGGATGTATACAAAGATAGAGTCTATACTACAGGAGCAGTAGGCTTTGAAGGGTTAAAAAGAATTCCTGTAAAAGAAGATGGAACAAAGGATTTTTCTATGGTAATTGAACATGCTAAAAAATGTGCTCCTCCAGTTGAAATAGAAAAAGGAGAAATTGTAGGTGGTTTTGCACATAATACAGTATTGAGTTTAGCTGATAAAGTTGTTGAAGCTATAAAAACAGGAGCAATCAAAAGATTCTTTGTAATGGCTGGTTGTGATGGAAGAATGAAGAGTAGAGATTATTATACAGAGTTTGCAAAAGCATTACCAAAAGATACAGTAATCCTTACAGCAGGCTGTGCAAAATATAGATATAATAAGCTAGATTTAGGAGATATTAATGGAATTCCAAGAGTTTTAGATGCAGGGCAATGTAATGACTCTTACTCTTTAGCAGTTATCGCACTAAAGCTAAAAGAAGTATTTGAGTTAAATGATATTAATGAATTACCGATTTCTTATAACATTGCATGGTATGAACAAAAAGCAGTTATTGTATTACTAGCACTATTATATTTAGGTGTAAAAAATATTCACTTAGGGCCTACATTACCAGCATTTTTATCTGAAAATGTTGCAAAGGTATTAGTTGAAAACTTTGGTATTGGTGGTATTACAAATGTTGAAGATGATTTAAAAATGTTCTTAGAAGCATAG
- a CDS encoding pseudouridine-5'-phosphate glycosidase, protein MLKQYLDIHPEVKKALEEKKAVVALESTIISHGMPYPQNIQTAKNVEKIVRENGAVPATIGILNGRLKVGLTDEELEYMGKGKNILKASRRDLPFIISKGLNGATTVASTMIIANLAGIKIFVTGGIGGVHREAQETFDISADLMELANTNVAVVCAGAKSILDIGLTLEYLETHGVPVVGFQTKEFPAFFTRKSGFSVDYYIDSELELARALKAKWDLNLKGGIVIGNPIPKEYEMDFDSINNAIEDALTEAKNKGIKGKETTPFLLSKIKAITGGKSLESNIQLVYNNAKLGAKLAVELSKIY, encoded by the coding sequence ATGTTAAAACAATATTTAGATATCCATCCAGAAGTGAAAAAAGCATTAGAAGAAAAAAAAGCCGTAGTCGCACTAGAATCTACTATTATATCTCATGGTATGCCCTATCCTCAAAATATTCAAACAGCTAAAAATGTTGAAAAAATCGTAAGAGAAAACGGTGCTGTTCCTGCAACAATAGGCATTTTAAATGGACGATTAAAGGTAGGCCTTACAGATGAAGAGTTAGAGTATATGGGAAAAGGAAAAAATATATTAAAAGCAAGCAGAAGAGACTTACCTTTTATTATTAGCAAGGGATTAAACGGAGCAACAACAGTAGCTTCTACCATGATTATTGCAAATCTTGCAGGTATTAAAATATTTGTTACAGGAGGTATTGGAGGTGTTCATAGAGAAGCTCAAGAAACATTCGATATTTCTGCCGATCTTATGGAGCTTGCAAATACAAATGTAGCAGTAGTTTGTGCTGGAGCAAAATCCATACTAGATATTGGTTTAACATTAGAATATTTAGAAACTCATGGTGTTCCTGTAGTAGGTTTTCAAACAAAAGAATTTCCAGCATTTTTTACTAGAAAAAGTGGATTTTCAGTAGATTACTATATTGATTCTGAATTAGAGCTTGCAAGAGCACTAAAAGCAAAATGGGATCTAAATTTAAAAGGAGGCATTGTCATAGGTAATCCAATTCCAAAAGAATATGAAATGGACTTTGATAGCATTAACAATGCCATAGAAGATGCACTAACTGAAGCAAAGAACAAAGGAATCAAAGGAAAAGAAACAACCCCTTTCCTTCTTTCAAAAATTAAAGCTATCACAGGTGGAAAAAGTTTAGAATCTAATATTCAGCTTGTATATAACAATGCAAAACTAGGTGCAAAGCTAGCAGTAGAGCTTTCTAAAATATATTAA
- a CDS encoding YerC/YecD family TrpR-related protein: MSYESKLKNEFTDELFEAILLLENIEECYRFFTDICTIKETQTLAQRLKVAKLLRDKKTYNEIEEITGASTATISRINRFLVYGADGYNLILDRLEEKAKKEDTK; the protein is encoded by the coding sequence ATGAGCTATGAATCAAAACTGAAAAATGAGTTTACTGATGAACTTTTTGAGGCCATATTACTACTAGAAAATATTGAAGAATGCTATAGGTTTTTTACGGATATCTGTACTATAAAAGAAACTCAAACCTTAGCACAAAGATTAAAAGTTGCAAAGTTGCTTAGAGATAAGAAAACTTATAATGAAATTGAAGAGATTACAGGGGCAAGTACAGCAACCATTAGCCGAATTAATCGCTTTTTAGTTTATGGAGCAGATGGATATAATTTAATTTTAGACCGTTTGGAAGAAAAAGCCAAAAAAGAAGATACAAAGTAA
- a CDS encoding nucleoside hydrolase: protein MHKIIYDCDNTMGVKERDVDDGLTLLYLLGRNDIDLLGVTTTYGNSTIDIVHNNTIQMFQDLGINNIPLHKGAPSPNHRQSAAAEFLVDMTKKYPGEITLLATGSLTNLYGAYKLDNNFFDNLKEIVLMGGIVKPLIINGKNLDELNFSCDPEATYKVLSSNAKVTILTGHICLQAVFGEAEFDRLMNNESIKIYQYIKQKTLPWYEFIMKEFGIKGFYNWDVVSAVYVTNPELFDENFQKVISSTEDLKTGYLKIDPDSSTGYVVNIPTIIKDIHKFNEIIFEAWKNVN from the coding sequence ATGCATAAAATCATTTATGACTGTGATAATACAATGGGCGTTAAAGAAAGAGATGTGGATGATGGACTAACACTTCTATATCTATTAGGAAGAAATGACATTGATCTTTTAGGTGTTACAACTACCTATGGAAACAGTACCATTGATATTGTACATAATAATACCATACAAATGTTTCAAGATTTAGGGATTAATAATATTCCATTGCATAAAGGTGCACCATCCCCTAATCATAGGCAAAGCGCCGCAGCTGAATTTTTAGTAGATATGACAAAAAAATATCCAGGTGAAATCACCTTATTAGCAACAGGTTCCCTTACAAACTTATATGGTGCCTATAAACTTGATAACAACTTCTTTGATAATTTAAAAGAAATTGTTCTTATGGGTGGAATTGTAAAACCCCTTATTATTAATGGTAAAAATCTTGATGAATTAAATTTTTCCTGTGACCCAGAAGCCACATATAAGGTGTTAAGTTCTAATGCAAAAGTAACCATTTTAACTGGTCATATATGTCTACAAGCTGTTTTTGGAGAAGCTGAATTTGATCGCTTGATGAATAATGAATCCATTAAAATATATCAATATATCAAACAAAAAACTTTGCCTTGGTATGAATTCATTATGAAAGAGTTTGGTATTAAAGGCTTTTATAACTGGGATGTTGTATCTGCAGTCTATGTGACCAATCCAGAATTATTTGATGAAAATTTCCAAAAGGTTATATCTAGTACTGAAGATTTAAAAACTGGATATCTAAAAATAGATCCTGATTCATCTACTGGATATGTTGTAAACATCCCTACAATAATTAAAGATATCCATAAGTTTAATGAAATTATCTTTGAAGCTTGGAAAAATGTAAATTAA
- a CDS encoding sulfurtransferase TusA family protein: MAEVKLDCMYETCPIPLLKAHKKLQTMKVGDILIMETNHTCSITNVIEWAKKQGYDADYIEIREGEWEIYIEKVK, encoded by the coding sequence ATGGCAGAGGTTAAGCTAGACTGTATGTATGAGACTTGTCCAATTCCTTTGTTAAAAGCTCATAAAAAACTGCAAACAATGAAAGTAGGAGATATATTAATTATGGAGACAAATCATACATGTTCAATAACCAATGTTATAGAATGGGCAAAAAAACAAGGATATGATGCTGATTATATTGAAATAAGAGAAGGTGAATGGGAGATATATATTGAGAAAGTGAAGTGA
- a CDS encoding methionine ABC transporter permease — protein sequence MSYWIELLTPSLFETLYMVFISVFFTIIFGLPLGIILVVTDQDHILPNPWLNNVLSYIINITRSLPFIILMIFIIPFTRLVVGTTIGTTAAIVPLIIAATPFFARVVESSIREVDWGVVEASIAMGATPTQIIMKVLIPEAMSSLILGITITIINVLGYSAMAGVVGGGGLGDLAVRYGYHRFQTDVMIATVILLIVLVQIIQSTGNKIAQIINKK from the coding sequence ATGAGTTATTGGATTGAATTACTTACACCATCATTATTTGAAACCTTATATATGGTCTTTATATCTGTATTTTTTACAATAATTTTTGGACTTCCACTAGGAATTATTCTCGTTGTAACAGATCAAGATCATATTCTTCCAAATCCATGGCTAAATAATGTGCTTTCATACATTATTAATATAACAAGATCACTTCCCTTTATCATACTGATGATTTTTATAATTCCTTTTACAAGGCTTGTTGTTGGAACAACTATTGGTACTACAGCAGCAATTGTTCCATTAATCATCGCAGCAACACCTTTCTTCGCTAGAGTTGTTGAAAGCAGTATAAGGGAAGTAGACTGGGGAGTAGTAGAAGCTTCTATTGCAATGGGAGCTACCCCTACTCAAATTATCATGAAAGTTTTAATTCCAGAGGCTATGTCATCTCTTATCCTTGGAATTACCATCACCATAATAAACGTTTTAGGCTATTCAGCAATGGCTGGCGTTGTTGGAGGAGGTGGACTTGGAGATTTAGCTGTAAGATACGGTTATCATCGATTCCAAACGGATGTGATGATTGCTACAGTAATTTTACTGATTGTACTTGTTCAAATTATTCAAAGCACTGGCAACAAAATTGCACAAATCATTAATAAAAAATAG
- a CDS encoding PfkB family carbohydrate kinase — protein sequence MTDREKEILSLIQKNPFISQQELATTLGIARSSVAVHITNLMKKGYIKGKGYILREAEYVAVIGGTNIDIQGFPSKPLILNDSNPGKVKISLGGVGRNIAENLVKLGIETKLISAIGDDLYGRKILEECKLSGIDMQHCLTLKDMPSSTYLSILDENRDLKVAISHMDIFNKITIDFIRKKFPILKNSQLVVVDTNISEEILYYLVTNLKEVNFFLDPVSTSKSRKVKDFIGYFHTIKPNKLEAEILSNIKINTRKDLEKVSYYFLNQGVKKVFISLGKEGVFYADENNKNFLSTPKINVVNATGAGDAFMSGLIYSYLNDYSLDASAKFAIGASILALSHENTINPTMSLENIKKQLKEMNIC from the coding sequence ATGACTGATAGAGAAAAAGAAATTCTATCTTTGATTCAAAAGAATCCTTTTATATCTCAACAAGAGCTAGCAACTACATTAGGAATTGCCCGTTCCTCTGTAGCTGTTCATATTACAAATTTAATGAAAAAAGGTTATATAAAAGGAAAAGGCTATATTCTAAGAGAAGCAGAATATGTTGCTGTAATCGGAGGAACAAACATTGATATTCAAGGCTTTCCAAGCAAACCTTTAATTTTAAACGATTCCAATCCTGGAAAAGTAAAAATTTCACTAGGGGGAGTTGGAAGAAATATAGCAGAAAATCTAGTAAAGCTTGGCATTGAAACAAAACTAATATCTGCTATAGGAGATGATTTATATGGAAGAAAAATTTTAGAAGAGTGTAAGCTTTCAGGTATTGATATGCAGCATTGCTTAACATTAAAAGATATGCCTTCCTCTACTTATCTTTCTATTTTAGATGAAAATAGAGATTTAAAAGTAGCAATTTCTCATATGGATATTTTCAATAAGATCACAATTGATTTTATAAGAAAAAAATTTCCTATACTAAAAAATTCCCAGTTAGTAGTTGTTGATACAAATATTTCTGAAGAAATTTTATACTACCTAGTAACCAATTTAAAAGAAGTAAATTTTTTTCTTGATCCTGTATCTACTTCTAAATCGAGAAAAGTTAAGGATTTCATTGGATATTTTCATACTATCAAACCAAATAAACTTGAAGCCGAAATTCTATCAAATATAAAAATTAATACTAGAAAAGATTTAGAAAAAGTTTCCTATTATTTTTTAAATCAAGGGGTAAAAAAAGTATTTATAAGCTTAGGAAAAGAAGGAGTATTTTATGCAGATGAGAATAATAAAAACTTTTTATCCACTCCAAAAATAAATGTAGTCAATGCTACAGGAGCTGGAGATGCTTTTATGTCAGGGCTTATTTATTCATATTTAAATGATTATTCTTTAGATGCCAGTGCAAAATTTGCTATTGGGGCTTCTATTTTAGCTTTATCCCATGAAAATACCATAAACCCAACTATGTCATTAGAAAATATAAAAAAACAATTAAAGGAGATGAATATATGTTAA
- a CDS encoding YeeE/YedE thiosulfate transporter family protein — MKVYDTILKKPWPYWVGGILLGVLNVILLLETKTSWGISTGFLGWGVYILEKFGFDPSKWHYFVMNRNTFEIGETFVKNHYTILILAMILGSLISTLLASEFNWKRIKNKKQLFFGLLGGILMGYGARLSHGCNIGAYFSAIPSFSLHGWIFGIFMFVGAWIGCKILLKFIL, encoded by the coding sequence ATGAAGGTATATGATACAATACTAAAAAAACCATGGCCATATTGGGTAGGTGGTATTTTACTAGGAGTATTGAATGTAATTTTACTATTAGAAACTAAAACATCTTGGGGAATATCGACAGGTTTTTTAGGCTGGGGAGTATATATTTTAGAGAAATTTGGATTTGACCCTAGTAAATGGCATTACTTTGTAATGAATCGTAATACATTTGAAATTGGAGAAACATTTGTTAAAAATCACTATACTATTTTAATCTTAGCTATGATCTTAGGTTCATTAATATCTACTTTATTAGCATCAGAATTTAATTGGAAACGTATAAAGAATAAAAAACAATTATTTTTTGGCTTGTTAGGTGGGATTTTAATGGGATATGGTGCTAGACTAAGTCATGGATGTAATATAGGAGCATATTTTAGTGCGATCCCATCATTTTCATTACATGGTTGGATTTTTGGCATATTTATGTTTGTAGGAGCATGGATAGGATGTAAAATACTACTGAAATTTATTTTGTAA
- a CDS encoding methionine ABC transporter ATP-binding protein: MIKIDNLSKVYTKGRNKVVALKDINLRIDKGDIYGIIGLSGAGKSSLIRCINRLEEPTNGDIWVNGINLVTLKNKELRKARKKIGMIFQNFNLLHSKTVFENIAFPLKLVKTPEKIIKERVSELLELVELSDKANVYPSQLSGGQKQRVGIARALANNPDVLLCDEATSALDPKTTKQILNLLKNINKEFGLTIVVITHEMEVIKEICNRVAILEGGYIIEEGHTIDIFSKPGNNVTKHFVDQEQNLPKQYLKGKILNLSFTDGSAGDPIISKLIRKFDIDVNILSGKIEYIQEKPIGKLTIQINVDCHELSNIISYFEENNVKAEVLKQ, translated from the coding sequence ATGATAAAAATAGATAATCTATCTAAGGTTTATACCAAAGGAAGAAATAAAGTAGTCGCACTAAAAGATATAAACTTACGTATTGACAAAGGAGATATTTATGGAATCATTGGACTAAGTGGTGCTGGAAAATCTTCTCTTATTCGTTGCATAAATAGATTAGAAGAGCCAACAAACGGTGATATTTGGGTAAATGGTATAAACTTAGTTACTTTAAAAAACAAAGAGCTTCGAAAAGCAAGAAAGAAAATCGGTATGATTTTCCAAAACTTTAATCTCTTACACAGTAAGACAGTCTTTGAAAATATTGCATTTCCTTTAAAATTAGTCAAAACACCAGAGAAAATCATAAAAGAAAGAGTATCAGAACTATTAGAGCTTGTAGAATTATCAGATAAAGCCAATGTTTATCCATCTCAGTTAAGTGGTGGTCAAAAGCAAAGGGTAGGTATTGCAAGGGCTTTAGCTAATAATCCAGATGTACTTCTTTGTGATGAAGCAACATCTGCATTAGATCCAAAAACAACAAAACAGATTCTAAATCTTCTTAAAAATATTAACAAAGAATTTGGCTTAACTATTGTGGTTATTACCCATGAAATGGAAGTAATCAAAGAAATTTGCAATCGTGTGGCTATATTAGAAGGAGGTTATATTATAGAAGAAGGACATACAATAGATATTTTCTCTAAACCTGGCAATAATGTAACAAAGCATTTTGTAGATCAAGAACAAAATCTGCCAAAGCAATACTTAAAAGGAAAAATTCTAAATTTATCCTTTACAGATGGTAGTGCTGGTGATCCTATTATTTCAAAATTAATAAGAAAATTTGATATTGATGTAAATATTCTATCTGGAAAAATTGAATATATACAAGAAAAGCCAATTGGAAAACTTACTATTCAAATAAATGTAGATTGTCATGAATTATCAAATATCATATCTTATTTTGAAGAAAACAATGTTAAAGCGGAGGTGTTAAAACAATGA
- a CDS encoding methyl-accepting chemotaxis protein: MRKIFFKERLGTKITLSFLLIIVVSISILSGAMYKQNYHMLINTVGKKALAITKTAAERIDVDAFKEFKTADDMQKESYKKIMGDLNYIRKIGGVKYLYVLRKNENGDFIYIFDTADDEEEVCEIGEVENDESYTLAWQGKAFHEEEIWLDKEWGAMICAYYPLKDKNGKIIGVVGADYGAEAEYKAFQKMKKMILLLSSLVLIITTMIGIFISKKISKPIENIAKIANKMADYDLNIENINTKNKDEIGLLVNSFNRMAENVRNLINSIQKTTKELENTSQTIAVSSEQVSIASEEISKSIQQVASGATEQSVETNNGLETTNYLSRNIEDILDKLKSVGLDAEEMKEKNELGMKAIKEFDHIFKEDMQGRINVRKSIEELSEKSKSIGEIVETIKAMADQTNLLALNASIEAARAGEHGRGFAVVADEVRKLAEQSSNATKEIHNKMQAIIQVIDRTSMNMNNTKAMAKHARNHLNQTKEAFDNIKMSTEKVVEKISYLYSQIDCVEKAKNDVLKSIENISSVSQQSASVIHEISASTEEQAASIQEVTVSIQNLNNMIDELSKAMELFKV; this comes from the coding sequence TTGAGAAAAATATTTTTTAAAGAAAGATTGGGAACGAAAATTACTTTATCATTTTTACTAATCATTGTAGTAAGTATCAGTATATTATCTGGAGCAATGTATAAGCAAAACTATCACATGTTAATCAATACTGTAGGGAAAAAAGCTTTAGCCATTACAAAAACAGCAGCTGAGAGGATAGATGTTGATGCATTTAAAGAGTTTAAGACTGCTGATGATATGCAAAAGGAAAGCTATAAAAAAATAATGGGTGATCTTAATTATATTAGAAAAATAGGTGGAGTTAAATATTTATATGTACTGAGAAAAAATGAAAATGGTGATTTTATTTACATATTTGATACAGCTGATGATGAAGAAGAAGTTTGTGAGATTGGAGAAGTTGAAAATGATGAAAGCTATACGTTAGCATGGCAAGGAAAAGCATTTCATGAAGAAGAAATTTGGCTTGATAAAGAATGGGGGGCCATGATTTGTGCGTACTATCCATTAAAAGATAAAAATGGGAAAATAATAGGAGTTGTAGGTGCTGATTATGGTGCTGAAGCAGAGTATAAAGCATTTCAGAAAATGAAAAAAATGATTCTTTTATTATCATCTTTAGTATTAATAATTACAACAATGATAGGAATATTTATATCAAAAAAGATATCAAAACCTATAGAGAATATAGCTAAAATAGCTAATAAAATGGCAGATTATGATTTGAATATTGAAAATATAAATACTAAAAATAAAGATGAAATTGGCTTATTGGTAAATAGTTTTAATAGAATGGCTGAAAATGTTAGAAATTTAATTAATAGTATTCAAAAAACTACCAAAGAATTAGAAAATACATCACAAACAATAGCAGTTTCTTCAGAACAAGTAAGTATAGCCAGCGAAGAAATTTCAAAGTCAATTCAACAAGTTGCATCAGGAGCAACTGAACAATCAGTGGAAACAAACAATGGTTTAGAAACAACCAACTATTTATCACGTAATATAGAAGATATATTAGACAAGTTAAAGTCTGTAGGTCTTGACGCTGAAGAAATGAAAGAAAAGAATGAACTAGGAATGAAAGCAATTAAAGAATTTGACCATATTTTTAAGGAAGATATGCAAGGAAGAATAAATGTGAGAAAAAGTATAGAAGAATTATCAGAAAAGTCAAAGTCAATCGGTGAAATTGTGGAAACTATTAAAGCAATGGCTGATCAAACCAATCTATTGGCTTTAAATGCTTCTATAGAAGCTGCAAGAGCTGGAGAACATGGCAGAGGTTTTGCAGTTGTTGCAGATGAGGTAAGAAAATTAGCAGAACAGTCTTCAAATGCTACTAAAGAAATACATAATAAAATGCAGGCGATTATTCAAGTTATTGATAGAACAAGTATGAATATGAATAATACAAAGGCAATGGCAAAGCATGCGAGAAATCATTTAAATCAAACAAAAGAAGCATTTGATAATATAAAAATGTCTACAGAGAAAGTTGTGGAGAAAATATCATATTTATATAGCCAGATTGATTGTGTTGAAAAAGCAAAAAATGATGTATTAAAATCAATAGAGAATATATCTTCAGTATCACAGCAATCTGCATCAGTTATTCATGAAATAAGTGCATCAACAGAAGAACAAGCAGCATCTATACAAGAAGTTACAGTATCTATTCAAAATTTAAACAATATGATAGATGAATTATCAAAAGCAATGGAATTATTTAAAGTTTAA
- a CDS encoding YeeE/YedE thiosulfate transporter family protein, with the protein MASNRIEELKKRRQREIKKKKSQVPVGVTFLIFALIIYAIFLATDFKSSMFWIIGLLFGIVLQRARFCFAASFRDPILVGNTSILKAVIIGLIIMTIGFGIIQFISIGDSQDFDIENIPGYISKVGMHTVIGAILFGTGMVIAGGCVSGTLIRIGEGFILQIVVLVGLIIGSLISAKYIQFWDKCIISKTHVVYIPRYIGFSKAIIGQSILLLLIYFLADLYHKRNNIMK; encoded by the coding sequence ATGGCTTCTAATAGGATTGAAGAATTAAAAAAGAGACGGCAGAGAGAGATTAAAAAGAAAAAAAGCCAAGTTCCAGTTGGAGTGACTTTCCTAATTTTTGCATTGATTATATATGCAATATTTTTAGCAACGGATTTTAAAAGTAGTATGTTTTGGATTATAGGACTTTTATTTGGGATAGTCCTACAAAGGGCTAGATTTTGTTTTGCAGCTAGCTTTAGAGACCCAATATTAGTTGGGAATACGTCCATTCTAAAAGCAGTTATTATTGGCTTAATTATTATGACCATAGGATTTGGAATTATACAATTTATTTCAATAGGAGATAGTCAAGATTTTGATATAGAAAATATTCCTGGATATATTTCTAAGGTAGGTATGCATACTGTAATTGGAGCAATCTTGTTTGGAACAGGAATGGTTATAGCAGGAGGATGCGTCAGTGGAACCTTAATTAGAATAGGAGAAGGATTTATTCTTCAGATTGTAGTTTTAGTCGGATTAATTATAGGTAGCTTAATATCAGCTAAATATATTCAATTTTGGGATAAGTGTATTATTTCTAAAACCCATGTTGTGTATATACCAAGGTATATTGGTTTTTCTAAGGCAATAATAGGACAATCTATACTATTACTGCTTATATATTTTCTGGCGGATTTATACCACAAAAGAAACAACATAATGAAGTAG
- a CDS encoding MetQ/NlpA family ABC transporter substrate-binding protein produces the protein MKKNILKVLLSLLVLSLVFTGCSKKEEKVSDTKSKTVTLKIGATPVPHTEILKFIEPKLKEEGIKLEIVEFTDYVSPNLALADKEIDANFFQHLPYLETFNKERGLNLVSAGNVHVEPLGLYSKKIKSVEELKEGATITIPNDPTNGGRALILLDAKGIIKLKEGAGLEATEKDIVENPKKLIFKPIDAAQLPRTLEDVDASIINTNYALEGNLNPQKDALLIEGSESPYANIITIRPEDKDSEKIKKLMKVLQSDEVKQFIQEKYNGAVVPAF, from the coding sequence ATGAAAAAAAATATTTTAAAAGTACTTTTAAGTTTATTAGTTTTATCATTGGTCTTTACAGGTTGTTCAAAAAAAGAAGAAAAAGTATCAGATACTAAAAGTAAAACAGTAACTCTAAAAATAGGTGCAACACCTGTACCTCATACAGAAATATTAAAATTTATCGAGCCAAAGCTTAAAGAAGAAGGAATTAAATTAGAAATTGTTGAATTCACTGATTATGTAAGTCCTAACCTTGCTTTAGCTGATAAAGAAATCGATGCAAACTTCTTTCAACACTTACCTTATTTAGAAACTTTTAACAAAGAACGTGGTCTTAACCTTGTAAGTGCTGGAAATGTTCACGTTGAGCCTCTTGGACTATATTCCAAAAAAATTAAATCTGTTGAAGAATTAAAAGAAGGCGCTACAATCACTATTCCTAATGATCCAACAAACGGAGGTAGAGCATTAATTCTTTTAGATGCAAAAGGTATTATAAAATTAAAAGAAGGTGCAGGACTTGAAGCTACTGAAAAAGATATTGTAGAAAATCCTAAGAAGTTAATATTTAAGCCTATTGATGCAGCTCAATTACCAAGAACATTAGAAGACGTTGATGCAAGTATCATTAATACAAACTATGCATTAGAAGGAAACTTAAATCCTCAAAAAGATGCTTTGTTGATAGAAGGAAGCGAATCTCCATATGCAAATATTATTACTATCCGTCCAGAAGATAAGGATTCTGAAAAAATTAAAAAATTAATGAAAGTGTTACAAAGTGACGAAGTAAAACAATTCATTCAAGAAAAATACAACGGAGCTGTTGTTCCTGCTTTTTAG